The Pleuronectes platessa chromosome 10, fPlePla1.1, whole genome shotgun sequence genome contains a region encoding:
- the tcea3 gene encoding transcription elongation factor A protein 3 isoform X1 — protein MTREEDLTRIAKKLDKMVSRNNTEGAMDLLKELKGFNMTLKLLQETRIGMSVNGIRKHCTDEEVIALAKVLIKDWKRLLDSGHPHSEKTAEVKNGLDSGKTTASPNSSPAETQSRKDSSDSKVSNKHSDEAKRERKDSSESKPSPPKKPSLDVKKEKHRKDSCDSKPGQPVKRHSVDSKPERSESTDSKKSSSLPPKKLTLDRRESQGSKTSQPGPPQRKPSTDSIERKGKPDTPKSPTTPTSPMSPSFSSPGGALSPHLATGDTVRDKCIELLAAALRTDNDYKDFGANCDGMAAEIEDHIYQEIKVTDMKYKNRVRSRISNLKDPKNPGLRRNVLARNIDLGRIASMSAEEMASDELKQLRNVLTQEAIREHQMAKTGGTSTDLLQCSKCRKKNCTYNQVQTRSADEPMTTFVLCNECGNRWKFC, from the exons ATGACGCGAGAGGAAGATCTCACCCGGATCGCGAAGAAACTGGACAAGATGGTGTCTAGGAATAACACG GAGGGCGCCATGGACCTGCTGAAAGAACTGAAAGGTTTCAACATGACGCTCAAACTTCTCCAG GAGACGAGGATTGGCATGTCTGTGAACGGGATCAGGAAGCACTGCACAGACGAGGAGGTCATTGCCCTGGCCAAGGTCCTCATTAAAGACTGGAAAAGACTCCTGG ACTCAGGCCACCCCCACTCTGAGAAAACGGCTGAAGTGAAGAACGGACTGGACTCCGGCAAAACAACAGCGTCTCCAAACAGCTCACCCGCCGAGACACAGAGTAG GAAAGACTCATCAGATAGCAAAGTGTCTAACAAGCACTCCGATGAAGCCAAGAGAGAAAG GAAAGATTCGTCTGAGTCTAAACCATCGCCTCCTAAAAAGCCAAGTTTGgatgtgaaaaaagaaaaacacag GAAGGACTCCTGTGACTCGAAGCCGGGACAACCTGTGAAACGTCATTCAGTCGACTCCAAACCTGAAAG AAGCGAGTCCACCGATTCAAAGAAGAGCAGCTCACTCCCACCAAAGAAGCTAACATTGGAtag GAGAGAGTCTCAGGGCTCTAAGACCTCTCAGCCTGGACCTCCACAGAGGAAGCCCTCGACTGACAGCATTGAAAG AAAGGGAAAACCCGACACCCCTAAAAGTCCCACCACCCCGACCAGCCCCATGTCCCCCAGCTTCAGCTCTCCCGGGGGTGCGCTGTCCCCCCACCTGGCTACTGGAGACACCGTCAGGGACAAATGCATTGAGTTGCTGGCGGCTGCCCTGCGCACTGACA ACGACTACAAAGATTTTGGAGCAAACTGTGACGGCATGGCAGCAGAGATTGAAGATCATATC TACCAGGAGATAAAGGTCACTGATATGAAATATAAGAACAGAGTCCGCAGCCGCATCAGCAACTTAAAGGACCCCAAGAACCCGGGGCTTCGCCGAAACGTCCTCGCACGGAACATTGATCTAGGCCGCATCGCCAGCATGTCTGCCGAG GAAATGGCCAGCGACGAGCTGAAGCAGCTGAGGAACGTTCTCACCCAGGAGGCCATCAGAGAGCACCAGATGGCCAAAACTGGGGGCACCTCCACCGACCTGCTGCAGTGCAGCAAGTGCAGGAAGAAGAACTGCACCTACAACCAG gtgcagACACGCAGCGCTGATGAGCCGATGACCACATTTGTCCTCTGTAATGAATGTGGAAACCGCTGGAAG TTCTGCTGA
- the tcea3 gene encoding transcription elongation factor A protein 3 isoform X3, translating into MTREEDLTRIAKKLDKMVSRNNTEGAMDLLKELKGFNMTLKLLQETRIGMSVNGIRKHCTDEEVIALAKVLIKDWKRLLDSGHPHSEKTAEVKNGLDSGKTTASPNSSPAETQSRKDSSESKPSPPKKPSLDVKKEKHRKDSCDSKPGQPVKRHSVDSKPERSESTDSKKSSSLPPKKLTLDRRESQGSKTSQPGPPQRKPSTDSIERKGKPDTPKSPTTPTSPMSPSFSSPGGALSPHLATGDTVRDKCIELLAAALRTDNDYKDFGANCDGMAAEIEDHIYQEIKVTDMKYKNRVRSRISNLKDPKNPGLRRNVLARNIDLGRIASMSAEEMASDELKQLRNVLTQEAIREHQMAKTGGTSTDLLQCSKCRKKNCTYNQVQTRSADEPMTTFVLCNECGNRWKFC; encoded by the exons ATGACGCGAGAGGAAGATCTCACCCGGATCGCGAAGAAACTGGACAAGATGGTGTCTAGGAATAACACG GAGGGCGCCATGGACCTGCTGAAAGAACTGAAAGGTTTCAACATGACGCTCAAACTTCTCCAG GAGACGAGGATTGGCATGTCTGTGAACGGGATCAGGAAGCACTGCACAGACGAGGAGGTCATTGCCCTGGCCAAGGTCCTCATTAAAGACTGGAAAAGACTCCTGG ACTCAGGCCACCCCCACTCTGAGAAAACGGCTGAAGTGAAGAACGGACTGGACTCCGGCAAAACAACAGCGTCTCCAAACAGCTCACCCGCCGAGACACAGAGTAG GAAAGATTCGTCTGAGTCTAAACCATCGCCTCCTAAAAAGCCAAGTTTGgatgtgaaaaaagaaaaacacag GAAGGACTCCTGTGACTCGAAGCCGGGACAACCTGTGAAACGTCATTCAGTCGACTCCAAACCTGAAAG AAGCGAGTCCACCGATTCAAAGAAGAGCAGCTCACTCCCACCAAAGAAGCTAACATTGGAtag GAGAGAGTCTCAGGGCTCTAAGACCTCTCAGCCTGGACCTCCACAGAGGAAGCCCTCGACTGACAGCATTGAAAG AAAGGGAAAACCCGACACCCCTAAAAGTCCCACCACCCCGACCAGCCCCATGTCCCCCAGCTTCAGCTCTCCCGGGGGTGCGCTGTCCCCCCACCTGGCTACTGGAGACACCGTCAGGGACAAATGCATTGAGTTGCTGGCGGCTGCCCTGCGCACTGACA ACGACTACAAAGATTTTGGAGCAAACTGTGACGGCATGGCAGCAGAGATTGAAGATCATATC TACCAGGAGATAAAGGTCACTGATATGAAATATAAGAACAGAGTCCGCAGCCGCATCAGCAACTTAAAGGACCCCAAGAACCCGGGGCTTCGCCGAAACGTCCTCGCACGGAACATTGATCTAGGCCGCATCGCCAGCATGTCTGCCGAG GAAATGGCCAGCGACGAGCTGAAGCAGCTGAGGAACGTTCTCACCCAGGAGGCCATCAGAGAGCACCAGATGGCCAAAACTGGGGGCACCTCCACCGACCTGCTGCAGTGCAGCAAGTGCAGGAAGAAGAACTGCACCTACAACCAG gtgcagACACGCAGCGCTGATGAGCCGATGACCACATTTGTCCTCTGTAATGAATGTGGAAACCGCTGGAAG TTCTGCTGA
- the tcea3 gene encoding transcription elongation factor A protein 3 isoform X2: MTREEDLTRIAKKLDKMVSRNNTEGAMDLLKELKGFNMTLKLLQETRIGMSVNGIRKHCTDEEVIALAKVLIKDWKRLLDSGHPHSEKTAEVKNGLDSGKTTASPNSSPAETQSRKDSSDSKVSNKHSDEAKRERKDSSESKPSPPKKPSLDVKKEKHRKDSCDSKPGQPVKRHSVDSKPESESTDSKKSSSLPPKKLTLDRRESQGSKTSQPGPPQRKPSTDSIERKGKPDTPKSPTTPTSPMSPSFSSPGGALSPHLATGDTVRDKCIELLAAALRTDNDYKDFGANCDGMAAEIEDHIYQEIKVTDMKYKNRVRSRISNLKDPKNPGLRRNVLARNIDLGRIASMSAEEMASDELKQLRNVLTQEAIREHQMAKTGGTSTDLLQCSKCRKKNCTYNQVQTRSADEPMTTFVLCNECGNRWKFC; this comes from the exons ATGACGCGAGAGGAAGATCTCACCCGGATCGCGAAGAAACTGGACAAGATGGTGTCTAGGAATAACACG GAGGGCGCCATGGACCTGCTGAAAGAACTGAAAGGTTTCAACATGACGCTCAAACTTCTCCAG GAGACGAGGATTGGCATGTCTGTGAACGGGATCAGGAAGCACTGCACAGACGAGGAGGTCATTGCCCTGGCCAAGGTCCTCATTAAAGACTGGAAAAGACTCCTGG ACTCAGGCCACCCCCACTCTGAGAAAACGGCTGAAGTGAAGAACGGACTGGACTCCGGCAAAACAACAGCGTCTCCAAACAGCTCACCCGCCGAGACACAGAGTAG GAAAGACTCATCAGATAGCAAAGTGTCTAACAAGCACTCCGATGAAGCCAAGAGAGAAAG GAAAGATTCGTCTGAGTCTAAACCATCGCCTCCTAAAAAGCCAAGTTTGgatgtgaaaaaagaaaaacacag GAAGGACTCCTGTGACTCGAAGCCGGGACAACCTGTGAAACGTCATTCAGTCGACTCCAAACCTGAAAG CGAGTCCACCGATTCAAAGAAGAGCAGCTCACTCCCACCAAAGAAGCTAACATTGGAtag GAGAGAGTCTCAGGGCTCTAAGACCTCTCAGCCTGGACCTCCACAGAGGAAGCCCTCGACTGACAGCATTGAAAG AAAGGGAAAACCCGACACCCCTAAAAGTCCCACCACCCCGACCAGCCCCATGTCCCCCAGCTTCAGCTCTCCCGGGGGTGCGCTGTCCCCCCACCTGGCTACTGGAGACACCGTCAGGGACAAATGCATTGAGTTGCTGGCGGCTGCCCTGCGCACTGACA ACGACTACAAAGATTTTGGAGCAAACTGTGACGGCATGGCAGCAGAGATTGAAGATCATATC TACCAGGAGATAAAGGTCACTGATATGAAATATAAGAACAGAGTCCGCAGCCGCATCAGCAACTTAAAGGACCCCAAGAACCCGGGGCTTCGCCGAAACGTCCTCGCACGGAACATTGATCTAGGCCGCATCGCCAGCATGTCTGCCGAG GAAATGGCCAGCGACGAGCTGAAGCAGCTGAGGAACGTTCTCACCCAGGAGGCCATCAGAGAGCACCAGATGGCCAAAACTGGGGGCACCTCCACCGACCTGCTGCAGTGCAGCAAGTGCAGGAAGAAGAACTGCACCTACAACCAG gtgcagACACGCAGCGCTGATGAGCCGATGACCACATTTGTCCTCTGTAATGAATGTGGAAACCGCTGGAAG TTCTGCTGA
- the tcea3 gene encoding transcription elongation factor A protein 3 isoform X5 — MTREEDLTRIAKKLDKMVSRNNTEGAMDLLKELKGFNMTLKLLQETRIGMSVNGIRKHCTDEEVIALAKVLIKDWKRLLDSGHPHSEKTAEVKNGLDSGKTTASPNSSPAETQSRKDSCDSKPGQPVKRHSVDSKPESESTDSKKSSSLPPKKLTLDRRESQGSKTSQPGPPQRKPSTDSIERKGKPDTPKSPTTPTSPMSPSFSSPGGALSPHLATGDTVRDKCIELLAAALRTDNDYKDFGANCDGMAAEIEDHIYQEIKVTDMKYKNRVRSRISNLKDPKNPGLRRNVLARNIDLGRIASMSAEEMASDELKQLRNVLTQEAIREHQMAKTGGTSTDLLQCSKCRKKNCTYNQVQTRSADEPMTTFVLCNECGNRWKFC, encoded by the exons ATGACGCGAGAGGAAGATCTCACCCGGATCGCGAAGAAACTGGACAAGATGGTGTCTAGGAATAACACG GAGGGCGCCATGGACCTGCTGAAAGAACTGAAAGGTTTCAACATGACGCTCAAACTTCTCCAG GAGACGAGGATTGGCATGTCTGTGAACGGGATCAGGAAGCACTGCACAGACGAGGAGGTCATTGCCCTGGCCAAGGTCCTCATTAAAGACTGGAAAAGACTCCTGG ACTCAGGCCACCCCCACTCTGAGAAAACGGCTGAAGTGAAGAACGGACTGGACTCCGGCAAAACAACAGCGTCTCCAAACAGCTCACCCGCCGAGACACAGAGTAG GAAGGACTCCTGTGACTCGAAGCCGGGACAACCTGTGAAACGTCATTCAGTCGACTCCAAACCTGAAAG CGAGTCCACCGATTCAAAGAAGAGCAGCTCACTCCCACCAAAGAAGCTAACATTGGAtag GAGAGAGTCTCAGGGCTCTAAGACCTCTCAGCCTGGACCTCCACAGAGGAAGCCCTCGACTGACAGCATTGAAAG AAAGGGAAAACCCGACACCCCTAAAAGTCCCACCACCCCGACCAGCCCCATGTCCCCCAGCTTCAGCTCTCCCGGGGGTGCGCTGTCCCCCCACCTGGCTACTGGAGACACCGTCAGGGACAAATGCATTGAGTTGCTGGCGGCTGCCCTGCGCACTGACA ACGACTACAAAGATTTTGGAGCAAACTGTGACGGCATGGCAGCAGAGATTGAAGATCATATC TACCAGGAGATAAAGGTCACTGATATGAAATATAAGAACAGAGTCCGCAGCCGCATCAGCAACTTAAAGGACCCCAAGAACCCGGGGCTTCGCCGAAACGTCCTCGCACGGAACATTGATCTAGGCCGCATCGCCAGCATGTCTGCCGAG GAAATGGCCAGCGACGAGCTGAAGCAGCTGAGGAACGTTCTCACCCAGGAGGCCATCAGAGAGCACCAGATGGCCAAAACTGGGGGCACCTCCACCGACCTGCTGCAGTGCAGCAAGTGCAGGAAGAAGAACTGCACCTACAACCAG gtgcagACACGCAGCGCTGATGAGCCGATGACCACATTTGTCCTCTGTAATGAATGTGGAAACCGCTGGAAG TTCTGCTGA
- the tcea3 gene encoding transcription elongation factor A protein 3 isoform X4: MTREEDLTRIAKKLDKMVSRNNTEGAMDLLKELKGFNMTLKLLQETRIGMSVNGIRKHCTDEEVIALAKVLIKDWKRLLDSGHPHSEKTAEVKNGLDSGKTTASPNSSPAETQSRKDSCDSKPGQPVKRHSVDSKPERSESTDSKKSSSLPPKKLTLDRRESQGSKTSQPGPPQRKPSTDSIERKGKPDTPKSPTTPTSPMSPSFSSPGGALSPHLATGDTVRDKCIELLAAALRTDNDYKDFGANCDGMAAEIEDHIYQEIKVTDMKYKNRVRSRISNLKDPKNPGLRRNVLARNIDLGRIASMSAEEMASDELKQLRNVLTQEAIREHQMAKTGGTSTDLLQCSKCRKKNCTYNQVQTRSADEPMTTFVLCNECGNRWKFC; encoded by the exons ATGACGCGAGAGGAAGATCTCACCCGGATCGCGAAGAAACTGGACAAGATGGTGTCTAGGAATAACACG GAGGGCGCCATGGACCTGCTGAAAGAACTGAAAGGTTTCAACATGACGCTCAAACTTCTCCAG GAGACGAGGATTGGCATGTCTGTGAACGGGATCAGGAAGCACTGCACAGACGAGGAGGTCATTGCCCTGGCCAAGGTCCTCATTAAAGACTGGAAAAGACTCCTGG ACTCAGGCCACCCCCACTCTGAGAAAACGGCTGAAGTGAAGAACGGACTGGACTCCGGCAAAACAACAGCGTCTCCAAACAGCTCACCCGCCGAGACACAGAGTAG GAAGGACTCCTGTGACTCGAAGCCGGGACAACCTGTGAAACGTCATTCAGTCGACTCCAAACCTGAAAG AAGCGAGTCCACCGATTCAAAGAAGAGCAGCTCACTCCCACCAAAGAAGCTAACATTGGAtag GAGAGAGTCTCAGGGCTCTAAGACCTCTCAGCCTGGACCTCCACAGAGGAAGCCCTCGACTGACAGCATTGAAAG AAAGGGAAAACCCGACACCCCTAAAAGTCCCACCACCCCGACCAGCCCCATGTCCCCCAGCTTCAGCTCTCCCGGGGGTGCGCTGTCCCCCCACCTGGCTACTGGAGACACCGTCAGGGACAAATGCATTGAGTTGCTGGCGGCTGCCCTGCGCACTGACA ACGACTACAAAGATTTTGGAGCAAACTGTGACGGCATGGCAGCAGAGATTGAAGATCATATC TACCAGGAGATAAAGGTCACTGATATGAAATATAAGAACAGAGTCCGCAGCCGCATCAGCAACTTAAAGGACCCCAAGAACCCGGGGCTTCGCCGAAACGTCCTCGCACGGAACATTGATCTAGGCCGCATCGCCAGCATGTCTGCCGAG GAAATGGCCAGCGACGAGCTGAAGCAGCTGAGGAACGTTCTCACCCAGGAGGCCATCAGAGAGCACCAGATGGCCAAAACTGGGGGCACCTCCACCGACCTGCTGCAGTGCAGCAAGTGCAGGAAGAAGAACTGCACCTACAACCAG gtgcagACACGCAGCGCTGATGAGCCGATGACCACATTTGTCCTCTGTAATGAATGTGGAAACCGCTGGAAG TTCTGCTGA